One stretch of Euphorbia lathyris chromosome 7, ddEupLath1.1, whole genome shotgun sequence DNA includes these proteins:
- the LOC136234980 gene encoding filament-like plant protein 4 — MDRRSWPWKKKSSDKSEKAALATDSAGSQADKDNYKKPTHVQISVESYNHLNGLEDQLKTCEQQVDTLEDEIKELNDKLSAANSEMTTKDNLVKQHAKVAEEAVCGWEKAEAEALALKNHLETVTLSKLTAEDRASHLDGALKECMRQIRNLKEEHEQKLQDVILLKTKQCDKIKHEFEAKVANLDQELLRAAAENAALSRSLHERSNMVMKISEEKAQAEAEIEQLKSNLDSCEREINSLKYELHMAAKELEIRNEEKNMSMRSAEVANKQHMEGVKKIAKLEAECQRLRGLVRKKLPGPAALAQMKLEVESLGRDYGDSRLRRSPVKPPSPHLSAVPEFSLDNAQKFHKENEFLTERFLAMEEETKMLKEALAKRNSELQASRNLCAKTASRLQSLEAQFHVGNQQKSAPTSLVQVSTDSYSGQYMSKPPSVTSMSEDGNDDDRSCADSWTTSLMSELSLSKKEKSGEKANKTKDVKHLELMDDFLEMEKLACLNPNDVTTISDSPKNKTSEIVNGDVSGEVCSGKDNMSEAQHVLESPGNHISSNVCLSAVDSASVEDQLPLMKLQSKISLLLESTSKNADAGKTLEEIKRVLQDTHDALHQHSVSCVPEEVRIPDDVSCNGQTCSGDASLTRVKEITASQDIKAATETLKSMSQELATAISSIHDFVLFLGKEAMVVHDASSDGNGLNKTIEEFSVSFNKALNGNTSLVDFVFDLSSVLAKASELRFNVLGYKGSEAEIYSPDCIDKVALPENKVLQRESSGERYQNGISSPTSNPEVPDDANMVSSYGSNTTLCKVSLEEYEELKAEKDNVAVDLARCTENLEMTKSQLHETEQLLAEAKSQLTSAQKSNSLAETQLKCMAESYRSLEARAEELETEVNLLRSKAENLENELQDEKRCHWDSLSRCKELEDQLQTKESCSVCAAAAAEADLKAKQESELAAAAEKLAECQETIFLLGKQLNSFRPQPEAVASPNSERSQRGEALGEDEPTTSGMNFHHDFNQADTNATASTNQQRVGSESPMDLYNRDPPCSPDTETSLSRSPINSKYPKHRPTKSTSSSTPLVQTPDKNRGFSRFFSSKGRNGN; from the exons ATGGATCGCCGAAGCTGGCCCTGGAAGAAAAAATCATCTGACAAGAGTGAGAAGGCAGCTTTGGCGACAGATTCTGCTGGATCTCAAGCAGATAAG GACAACTACAAAAAGCCCACCCATGTCCAAATTTCTGTGGAATCATACAACCATTTGAATGGTTTGGAGGATCAATTAAAGACATGTGAGCAACAAGTTGATACTTTAGAGGATGAGATTAAGGAGTTGAATGATAAGTTGTCTGCAGCAAATTCAGAGATGACTACAAAAGACAACCTAGTGAAACAGCATGCTAAAGTTGCTGAAGAAGCTGTTTGTG GTTGGGAAAAGGCTGAGGCAGAGGCTTTGGCATTGAAAAACCACCTTGAAACTGTCACACTTTCAAAGCTCACTGCTGAAGATCGAGCATCACATTTGGATGGTGCTCTTAAAGAATGCATGCGACAAATTCGAAATCTGAAGGAAGAACATGAACAGAAATTGCAAGACGTTATTCTTTTGAAAACCAAACAATGTGACAAGATAAAACACGAGTTTGAAGCAAAAGTAGCTAACTTGGATCAAGAACTCCTTCGAGCTGCAGCAGAAAATGCTGCTCTTTCAAGGTCATTGCATGAGCGTTCTAATATGGTCATGAAGATAAGCGAAGAAaaagcgcaagctgaggcagaAATTGAACAACTAAAGAGCAATCTTGactcatgtgaaagggaaataAATTCACTGAAATATGAACTTCATATGGCTGCTAAAGAGCTGGAAATTCGTAATGAGGAGAAGAATATGAGCATGAGGTCAGCTGAAGTTgcaaacaagcaacacatggaGGGTGTCAAAAAAATAGCTAAGCTGGAAGCAGAGTGTCAACGATTGCGTGGTTTAGTGCGGAAGAAGTTGCCAGGCCCTGCTGCACTTGCCCAAATGAAGCTAGAAGTTGAGAGTTTGGGCCGAGATTATGGAGATTCTAGACTAAGGAGGTCACCTGTTAAACCTCCTAGTCCTCATCTGTCTGCTGTACCTGAATTTTCACTTGACAATGCTCagaaattccataaagagaatgAATTTCTCACAGAGCGTTTTTTGGCCATGGAAGAAGAAACAAAGATGCTAAAAGAAGCTTTAGCTAAGCGCAATAGTGAACTGCAGGCTTCTAGGAACCTGTGTGCCAAGACAGCAAGTAGACTTCAAAGCTTAGAAGCCCAATTCCATGTCGGTAATCAACAGAAAAGTGCACCCACATCTTTGGTTCAGGTTTCTACTGATAGCTACTCTGGTCAATATATGAGCAAACCTCCTAGTGTGACTTCCATGTCTGAAGATGGAAACGATGATGACCGAAGTTGTGCTGACTCTTGGACAACATCACTGATGTCTGAGCTGTCTCTGTCTAAGAAGGAAAAAAGTGGGGAGAAGGCAAATAAGACCAAAGATGTAAAGCACTTAGAGCTTATGGATGATTTCCTAGAGATGGAGAAGTTAGCTTGCTTAAATCCAAACGATGTCACCACCATTTCAGATTCTCCAAAGAATAAGACATCTGAAATTGTGAATGGTGATGTTTCAGGAGAGGTTTGTTCTGGCAAAGATAACATGTCTGAAGCACAGCATGTTTTGGAATCGCCAGGGAATCACATATCTTCTAATGTGTGCTTGTCAGCAGTGGATTCTGCTTCTGTTGAAGACCAGCTACCTTTGATGAAGCTACAATCAAAAATTTCTCTGTTACTTGAATCGACGTCTAAGAatgctgatgctggcaaaacttTAGAGGAAATTAAACGCGTTTTGCAGGACACGCATGATGCTTTGCATCAGCACTCAGTAAGTTGTGTGCCTGAAGAAGTTAGGATTCCTGACGATGTCTCTTGCAATGGGCAAACTTGTTCTGGAGATGCCAGTTTAACAAGGGTAAAGGAAATCACCGCTTCGCAAGATATTAAGGCAGCTACAGAAACTCTAAAATCTATGAGCCAAGAGTTGGCAACAGCCATTTCTAGCATTCACGATTTTGTGTTATTCCTGGGCAAAGAAGCAATGGTTGTTCACGACGCATCTTCTGATGGCAATGGTCTGAATAAAACAATTGAGGAGTTTTCGGTCAGTTTTAACAAAGCATTAAATGGGAATACAAGTTTGGTTGATTTTGTTTTTGACCTTTCTTCTGTGTTAGCTAAAGCCAGCGAGCTCAGATTTAATGTCCTAGGCTATAAAGGTTCTGAAGCAGAAATTTATAGTCCTGATTGTATAGATAAGGTTGCATTACCAGAGAATAAAGTTCTTCAGAGGGAGTCATCAGGAGAAAGGTATCAAAATGGTATTTCTAGTCCTACCTCTAATCCCGAGGTCCCAGATGATGCAAATATGGTATCAAGCTATGGATCAAACACAACTTTGTGCAAAGTCTCACTGGAGGAATATGAAGAATTAAAAGCAGAGAAAGATAATGTCGCGGTTGATCTTGCTAGGTGCACTGAAAACCTAGAAATGACAAAGTCACAATTGCATGAAACTGAGCAGCTTCTAGCTGAAGCCAAATCACAATTGACTTCTGCACAGAAATCGAACAGCTTGGCAGAGACGCAACTAAAATGTATGGCAGAGTCATACAGATCACTTGAAGCTCGAGCAGAGGAGCTAGAGACTGAGGTGAACCTTCTGCGATCAAAAGCAGAAAACCTGGAAAATGAGCTTCAAGATGAAAAAAGATGTCATTGGGATTCATTGTCCAGATGTAAGGAACTTGAAGATCAACTGCAAAC AAAAGAGAGTTGTTCAGTTTGTGCTGCCGCCGCCGCTGAAGCCGACCTCAAAGCCAAACAA GAGAGCGAACTAGCAGCTGCGGCAGAGAAGCTAGCCGAGTGTCAAGAGACCATATTTCTTCTGGGGAAGCAGTTGAACTCCTTCCGTCCTCAACCAGAGGCCGTGGCATCTCCGAACAGCGAAAGGAGTCAAAGGGGTGAGGCATTGGGTGAAGATGAACCTACTACTAGTGGCATGAATTTTCACCACGACTTCAATCAAGCTGATACAAATGCTACTGCCTCGACTAACCAGCAAAGAGTAGGATCCGAGTCTCCGATGGATTTGTACAACCGTGACCCCCCATGTAGTCCTGATACTGAAACCAGTCTATCAAGATCACCGATCAATTCAAAGTATCCGAAACACAGGCCTACAAAATCGACTTCATCATCCACTCCCCTTGTCCAAACTCCAGACAAAAACCGAGGATTTAGCAGATTCTTCTCCTCTAAAGGAAGGAACGGCAACTAG